The nucleotide sequence cattttcatgtttgataTTTCGTTATTCCCTATGTCTTTCaaaatgggaacccaaaacggGCTCTTCTATATTCCATAAATTGAGTTATcagatcccgatttagacgtgtgatatctctatgaatttgtagttgaattctctaatattctacataaaaatattacttttaaacgatggtccaaattttaacccatacTCATGTTCGATATTTTCGTAATTCCCAAATGGTTTCAGAacgggaccccaaaactgcatttCTAGATTGCATAACATGAGTTATTgtagtccgattttgacgtTTAATACCTCAATGAGCTTGTGCTTGAATTCTCTAACATTCTACATCAAAAtctttattttgaattttggaATTTCCAAAGGCTGCACTTCTAGactccataacttgagtattTGGATCCCGATTaggacgtgggatacctctatgaatttgtggttgaattctctaatattctacacttaaatatttcttataagCGATAGTcaaatttttaacccattttcatgttcgatacTTTCATGATTCAATATGGCTTTCAGAATAGGACACGAAAACttcacttctagattccataactagAGTTATTATagtccgatttagacgtgggatacctctatgagtttgtggttgaatgctctaatattttacatttaaatattacttttaaaCGAGTGTCCTATTTTTAAGCCATTTTCACGTTCAATGTTTTcatatttccaatggctttcagaatgggactCCGAAACTGATTTTCTAGGTTATtgttattatattaaattatttttttggtaaACGGATTTTTCGGAATAAGGATACAAAatatggaaattaaaaaacttaaaatttacCGAACGCCGAATTGAAACCCTGATTTTAAATTGCaactttttacattttttttaaaagcttGAATTGTCTGGGCCACTAGGCGGAACAAGCTCCATAAGTTATCTGAGTTGCGGTGCAACTCTGGGTGGCAGCATTGAAGTATTCACTTCCGCAGCTCATAGGAGTAGTCTCCCTGCCGTCGACGCATTCGATGTAGTTGTGGCAGCCCTCATCCTCGGCCACTACGTAGCCATCCTGGCGGCCATCGCACCGATCGTAGTTACACTTCTGGCTCTCGCGAGGCATGCACCCCTGCCGGTCCTGGTTGAAGAAGGTGTTCTCGTCGCAATGCAGATAAATGGGATCCGGATCCGGGACTCCAGAGCCAAGGTCACGGCAATAGTAGTAGCCGCGGCAGGTGGCCTGATCCGCGACGAACTTGTTACGCATGGCCAGTTTCTTGGTGCCACAAACGTCCTCTGGAAGAGGATGGTTATCGCAGACAATATCCTTCTTTGGGCCACATTCACCCGTGGCCACATTGAAATATGTGCCAGTTTCGCAGGTGTAACTCTTTATTTTGTAGCTTTCGCAGGTGTTGTACATGTTGCAATTGTTCTCGTCGCGGAAGCGAACACCTTTGGGCACAATATTGCACAATTCGTATGAGGCGGCACAAACCGTATTCTCTGGATAAACGCACTGCCCGTTGACTTGATCGAAGTACATTTTGTGGGGGCAGATTCCATTCTGTTTTAACACACCTGAATCACAGTAGTACCAATTGGAGCAGTTTAAGGTATCTCCGATATAACCCGACAATCCCTTGCAAGAAGGTGACGAACAGTAGGAGTCGCCTAAACTTTTGTAGCATTTGTTTTCGGATAGACTGAAATACGGCGTATCGCCCGAGCAGCTTCCGCTATCCGAAACCTCAGAGTTTTGGCACTCAATCCACTCGTTGCAAGCTCCAGGTTTTCGGAGCTTGGTTCCATCCTTAAAAAGTTTGCAGATGTCGTCAGTGTCGCTTAAGAGCCGCGTCTGGGTGCTTAGATGAACCATCACGACCAGCAGCAAGGCCTGCAGGACCAAGGAACTTAAAAGTCCTGGAACATTACACAGATATTAGTATTCACTTCCATCACTCCGAATAGAAAGCCACCACCTCGCATTTTGAAACAAGTACACCGTCACTTTGACTTTAATAGGTTCAACTAGCATTTTGCAATTGCCAGCTGGGCCTTTTATAGCGACAAATGCCAGATTTTTGTAATCGGATGACATTTATTTACTACACCCAAAAAAGATAAGATTTGGTTCGTGTCATAAACAGAGATCAGTggtttttcaattaaatttggtGGTGACTGTATAGCATACACGGGCAGAAATAAGTTTTTAACTGATTTAAGTAACCATTTTGAAGTCATTGACCAAAGAATCTCACTTAACTAAGGTGTTGAGTGTGTTTA is from Drosophila suzukii chromosome 3, CBGP_Dsuzu_IsoJpt1.0, whole genome shotgun sequence and encodes:
- the LOC118877419 gene encoding peritrophin-48 — protein: MRGLLSSLVLQALLLVVMVHLSTQTRLLSDTDDICKLFKDGTKLRKPGACNEWIECQNSEVSDSGSCSGDTPYFSLSENKCYKSLGDSYCSSPSCKGLSGYIGDTLNCSNWYYCDSGVLKQNGICPHKMYFDQVNGQCVYPENTVCAASYELCNIVPKGVRFRDENNCNMYNTCESYKIKSYTCETGTYFNVATGECGPKKDIVCDNHPLPEDVCGTKKLAMRNKFVADQATCRGYYYCRDLGSGVPDPDPIYLHCDENTFFNQDRQGCMPRESQKCNYDRCDGRQDGYVVAEDEGCHNYIECVDGRETTPMSCGSEYFNAATQSCTATQITYGACSA